The sequence ATTAGCCATGCAGCATAGGCCTGTGTGCCTTGCGAATTAGTGCGCACTTCTGTTGTTGACTGCATGACTGCCGAATTGAGACTGGTGAAAGTTGTTGATGCTTGAGTACCTCGAGTGGGGCCTCGAAcatgccctgcatggctgaaacgacgtaccggaggtaccgtgaaaaacttgtagatcagtttatgaaaagcgcaatgcataccatgcaggcagcaggtgaagaagaaagacgattagtTTTTAAAAACAATGAAGTAGTCGATGGTATCCCGTatataactgtcatagcggatggtagctggatgaaaagatcgtatggaacgaattcactttccggtgttggtGCCATTGTAGGTTcccgcacaggaaaagttctgtttatcggcatacgcaataaatactgtacaatatgtgatatagcagaacgaaaagctacatccccaaaacatcataaatgttataaaaactatgatcgttatgctagttctagtagcatggaaagtgatgctattgctgaaggtttcaaatgcagcattgaagtgcatggcttgatatatagaacggttgttgccgacGGTGATAGTAACGTATAtcataatattgtaaataacaGACGTTACCGAGAGCAAAACGTAACCGTTAAAAAAattgagtgtaccaatcacttacttcgtaatttgtGTAAAAAGTTGTGACACGTAGCTGaaaaaacgcaaacgaagggtcacagagatcgtggctttgttgcgtaccgaaatataattaaaaaaaatattttagatattcgtagagctgtcgttttagcagtcaatgcgcgaaaacaagaaacagGACCTCAacatatcaaagctagagaacttcagatggacattttaagtatttctagccatatatttggtgagcacaaggagtaCAATAGCCGCAGCCATACGTGTATGCGTGACGTAAACAGAGCTGAGAAAGATTACattccatctttgaaattgtaCGGTCTGTATatcgaagtcgagaaagccatacgattcctcagctgctattcggatagtttgttaaCCAATGTGACaaacaatcccgcagaaacatttaattcaattatctgcaaagagattggtggaaaacgtattaattttggtgcaagaggttcctacaatgctcgagttgcaggagctgttacgcaatacaatacaCAACAAGaacttacagaaatgcataagaacatgtgtaaaaccattccaccactagtaaagagattggaggaacggcggcagagaaaagttgcgaaaacgaaagaattgcgaatgacccatggcaagagaaggaaatttaagccggtgcaaggaacggatagatattatggtccaaactcgcaaagaccagatcttccgagtgatataCTACTTCAACTTTGgaaggaacattttgaaaagcttgctgacaatgccagaaatcgtacaataatagaaacgaacacaagagagcaaaacgattcagatttatggagagctttaaaagagaaaatgctaactgcttcgaattttggagcagtatgtctcatgagacaaacaacgtcctgcgcagcaatggcgaaaaacattttatatcctccacctgtcgataccgctgctatgaaatacggccgctataaagaacacattgcaagaaaagacgtagcgaacgcaatgaaaacaagaattcgaACTTGTGGCTTGTTCATAGATCgcgacattccatacttgggtgcctctcctgatggacttatcgacgatgacggtttactggaactgaaatgcccacaatctgctgagaatttgacagcgataaacgcaatagaaacaatacgtcacttacgaaacatcttcgataagagagatatacaagaaatgaacagaaagcaccagtatttctaccaagtacaaggtcagttgcatataacgcagcggaagtactgtattttcgctatctggacacctaaaagcatacatatgatccGCGTAAATAGGGACGACGCAttttggacaaatcatatggaacctttcgTAACGCGCTTCTATGAAGGATGCATGCTTctggaaatattggacagccgccacaatagacacatgcctattagaaatccagaatacatactacgggcaaaagaagacACCGCATCCATTCAAAAATGTAGCAGACAAATCGCAGAAAAACGTACATACGAAAATAtgacacagaacagtgttgTAGCATCAAATATTACCAAGTAATCAAGTAAATATACGTTGAAGCAGTAACTAGCGAGtgtgtcattgtcagtcattcagaccaagaagaaaacttcatagatgatgatgtaggatactatatattggagactactgtttcttccgtaactgacgtacagaaaaatgtactacctgtgcaaagtaaattaaacgatgaatcgttagatcgatttttgcgtgtcgtcagagaaactactccttttgaaacgcaaagtgtcctatacttacagtttacaaaatttatcaatccCTGCTGTACTGATaaaagcgtgcaaataattggaggcaactgttctgatcactggcgaagtatctatttcgacggccacaaactccatgtatacgacagtttacctggcagtaCATATGATAAGCtcgtagaagaagaaaaaaagtatattgcattacgatttcctcatattcgcaaaaaggatatactttttgaaagagttcaagcgcaaccggattgttacagttgtggtgtatacgcggcggcatacatcactaccATAGGTTTGctcagaaaactattcccatgacgtacaacgcctgagacgtcactttgtgaatattattgaacgATCAATCGAACTTACCTGTAAGTGAAGTTCGATCGCAATTATATGAAGAGCCTCGTTCGAAGAGATTACTAGTGTAGTTCCTTCCTTGTCTGCTAGAGGTCACAACGTTCAGAGTAAAAAATTTTTTGGTTGAGTTGCCGTCTCTCTATGCCGATCTTCATATCTTTAGAGCGTTTAAAATTGTGTAGAACAACACGGGGATTATGGCAGATTTGCGGCAGATTGGCAGCAGAGCCTGCAATTTCagccatttaaattttaaacggaACAGTGACTATACATATAAATGGTATTTAAAATCTTTTTCCGAATTACGAGTGTTCAGGAATAAGAACTATTATAAATTTGATAGGAGcgcagtatattttttttcaataacatgaattgtaatactacgagcgaaataaaaagaaaattataaattataaaataaattattgataattaataaattgcaattaattgatAATGCGTTTACTGTATTCAATAAAAGAACTGAAAGATACCATTAAACATTTGTCATGTATacagtatatgtacatttatatataatcTTCTGAAAAATTGTCATGATCATAGGAAAGGGACGGATACTAAAAGaactgtaaacaaaatatataataaaaaataaaatattttatttggcaGAATAAATTCACGAATACCAACATTTGTTGCTAGGATAAGGAAAACTGCCAAAACCTTATCAGTATTCACaacaaaaaaatgtacatttacaatgtCAATAATATACATAACAAATCAACATATAAAtgttgatataaataatatataaattcagaaaaataaaaagcaatgtataaaataattatatcttcAGGTCCTCTTCAGTTTCTCTTCAGATCCTCTTCAGTTCTTCTTCAGTTCCTCTTCAAGGCTTAACCCCAGCCTGCtgcaaattataaatattatgcatatgtataaatgtttatgtacatatgtacattctTGCTAGAGGGCACTGCTAGAGCTGCCGTGTGCcgtagagaaagaaaaaagatttggAGCACGGTTTCGAGCAGTTTACAGTTGACACGGTCTCTGCCATCCCATATAAATACGTACAACTATTGGCCTTGCATGAGGTATGTTCCTATTCATACACTGAATCGGCGATAGATGGATTGCTCGCTATGAGAAagcgaaagagaagagaaagattGAAAAAGATGTGTTTGTATTACAGTTATTTATCCAACAAGTGAGTTTATGGCAGTAAATGAAAAAAGGCATGAAGGTACTTGCAAGTACATACGTAAGTACATGTGTTTGAAGGTTATGATTATATATGTAATACAATACAAAACTAACCTCTTCCTGTTTCAACGTGATTGTTCCTTAGCAGTCCAAAAGTTATCCACTGTTTCATGCTGAGGATTTCGGGGACCTCTTCTTTTGCTTCGCACTCTTTCCTTAGCAGTGCGAAGCGCCGCTTTTAAGTGTTCCGCTACATCCTTGCGGGACGGTCTTGGGAAGTGCTTATTCTGGAGCACGGCATCTAAAAATCAAATGTAAGCATATAATATGAATACTGAATATCATATGAAGTAATAGTATCACAATTATATAAACAGTGATTCTTACCGTGTATAGCATGAACAATTCTTGTCTCGCAAAGTGCGAGATTGTTATCTTCGCGGCCCAACCAGGAATAAGATGTTAGCAAGCAGTCActcactgtttctttaaaagagAGAGTGACTGCTTCCTTCAGGTTGAAGCCGCCCACGTACTCCAAATAGTTTACCTAAACAAAGTAAGTAACAACTGACACAAACATTTGATACATacagataaataaaatgaaacttctGTTTCACTTACAACTTCCCTGTAGCTGTCTTCATCAATATTTTGGAATTCCGTCATTCCAGCCAACGATGAAATTGGTAGAAACGCTGGCTTTGACGGAATTCCATGATGCTGGTGCAGCAggtgctgctgctgcttcgCCACCTTCTCCAATAATGAATGGGTTTTCCTATAAagataaatgataattatatatACTTTAATAACATGCAATCAATACTTACGTCACCATGGACTCCAGGTTGCCAATTTTTGTATATAGATCCCTGTAAAcattaatatttgtaagaaaATGTGCTTAAACATGTAAGAAATTGAGGAATATATTCTTATTCCCAATATTGTATAGAAGAAGAATGAACATGCAActtaccttatttgtagatttGTAGGTTCCGTACCTTGCTGCATCCGTGGTTCAGGCCTGCTCTCCACTGCATCTGGAATATGAAAACTTTGCGTTGGTGGTGCATATGCTGTTGGAGGTGGCCTGTATGTGTTTGGTGGTGTGTGTGGCGAGTATATGTTTATGTTTGATGGTGTGTATGTGCTTGTGTATGGCGAATATGTGTCTAGTGGTGTGTATGTGTTCGTGTGTTCGTGTTGTCTATAATTATTAGATAGAACTTCATCGTCCACGCCCTCCAAGGTAGCTCTCAGGTCTGTTATATCCTCGACGATACTTCCGGGGGCCACCTTTAAACGCTTTCGCGGTTCTTCGTCGGAGGACGTGGTTTGATACCGGGCCGGCTTGTTGGCCATCCTCTTCGGACGATGTTCCATTTCCATctgtaataaaagaatatttgaagaaaattttaaatatgtatacattCATATCCGCGATACATGTAATTGCAATGAATAAAAGTCATACTTACATTTGAATTCATCCTTGGCAATTGCACTTCTCTCCTGTAGTCCCTATaaagaaattggaaaaaaaatcgCAGTAAAATGTTTTCGAATTTCGCAGTCTGTACCGTCTCTGACGAGCCTGAGAACAGAGAATGATCATCTCTACGGTCGTTCCGTTATAAAACAAAAGACGATCCATCAATTTGAGCGGGAGGTATTTACATTGGTTGGAGAAATCAACGTGACGAAAATGCGCATCCAATGATAGCGTTTCCCGCAATAACTGATACATACCAGAAACAGCGTTCAACCGTTTTGTTTCATTCGCTTTGCGTCGCTGAACGAACGAGAGTGCAGTGCAACAAGCGTCTTATTCTAATcgcatattaataaatataaattattcatatattttatttactattataACTACTAACCACCATTTTTCTATTATCTACTAaccatttttttccatttttaaattatattcatttttttcatagattaaccacaaattatttttacttacatttattttttcatatacatatatttacatttatattcctaacatacatttcatttcattagtaattttaattatgagttcctttaattttaagttatcaGTATCGAGGAAAccgatatttaaaatatcatcgACCAGACAGAGACGCAACATAAGGAATGAGGTAGGGTCCAATAGTGTTGTCCCTTCGTTggcttctccttcttcttcttgtattcAAGAGATCAATGCCCCTGTTAATCTGGCGGATGTTCCTTCATTCTCCACAGATTACGCAAATGGTATTGATGCCGCCCATGGTGTAGATATGGATGacagttcttcttcttctccttcttcttcttcttcttcttcttcttcttcttcttcttcctcttcctcttcctcttcctcctcctcctcctcctcctcctcctcctcctcctcctcctcctcctcctcctcttcctcctcctcctcctcctcttcctcttcttcttcttcttcttcttcttcttcttcttcagtaTTCTGTAGTTCTGAAGCGGTTCCTGAAACTTCATTTCAGGAAAGTTTGGCTTCCTATTGTGTTGACAACAATATCAATCATGTTCAGGGTAAGAATTTACTTACCCTTCTTCGGACCCATACCTGCTTTACCAACCTCCCGAAGGATATTAGGACTGTCCTGGGTACTCCACGGACTCGTGTTCCTACATATGTTGTAGAACCGGGGGGTATATTCATTTTGATGTCGAAGCTGAAATTGTGAAGTATATCAGGAATGCTTCTTTTTCACCAGATagggaattagaattagatttCAGCACATTAGATTCAGTGTATGATTAGGAACATACCTGATGCAAGGCCAATAGTTGTCGGCATTTATAGAGGAATGCAAAAGCCTAGTGATCCTAATAGGCTTTTCAATATGTTCATCATGAACATAACCCATATGCTTTCCAACGGTGGTGTAGATCTTGATGGTACTAAGGTACCAATAAAATTAAGATGCTTTATTGCTGATGCACCAGCAAGAGCTTTTATCCTCAACCACCGTGACCATACATCCAGCCGGCCCTGTTCCAAATGCAAAGTGTCTGGTACGCACAGCGAAGGTAGATATGTCTTCAATGGCATAAAGCATGTGCTTAGAACTGACAACCAATACTCTCAATGTGTAGATGAGGACCATCATAAAGAAGGTTGCAGTCCCTTAGCATCACTACCTTTTGGAATGGTTTCTCAAGTTCCATTTGAATATATGCATTTGGTATGCTTGGGCGTCACGAAAAAAATATTATCTGCATGGATAAGTGGAAAATTTTCACGTTTGTCCAAATTGTCAGGTACCCATCTTGCTGGTATGTCTGCAAGACTGGACAGACTCAGAGAATTTTGTCCCTCTGAGTTTGGAAGACGCAAGATCTCTGGTGTATTATGCCAAGTATAAAGCAACAGAGTTTAggcaatttctgttgtatacAGGTCCGGTTGTGGCATATGGGCTCCTCAATGATAATTTATATACACATCTCCTTTTCCTTCACATCGCTATTAGAATTTTAGCGTCACAATCTCCGTCGAGTCAGTTTCCGAATTTTGCAGAGCTTGCTCTGCAAAAATTTGTTCTGCGTAGTGAAGAGTTGTATGGCCCAAATTTCTGTTCCTATAATGTACATGGTCTTCTGCATTTGACCAATGATGTAAGACGTCTTGGTCCCGTAGATTCTTTCTCTGCTTTCCCCTATGAAAGCAACATGCGCATTTTTAGGAAGTACTGTAGAAAACCGGGCCTACCTCTTCAGCAATTCGCGAACAGAATGGCGGAGATTCAGGCTCATGGAGCAAATAGGGTGAGGGTCGTTGCGTCTTCTGATGTTAAAGTATCTGTGCCTCTTGGTTGCGGAACTGATATCCTCCAGTATCGTAGGATACAGTTTAATGGCATGTCCTTCAGTCTTGATGTACGCGATAATTGCTGCATCTTGCACGACGGCGCCATATGTATTCTGTCCTCCATTGCTGAGGACAGAAATACATTCCGCTTAGACGTCCAGAAATTCACAGAGGTCGGTGATATTTTTGATATTGGAATAAAATCCTCTGCGGTAGGTCTGTATAAATGTCGATATTTGGCCCCGAATTTAATATTAGTCCATACGATGTTTGTTCAAAGTGTTTCCGAATGCCGTTTGCTGGAGACAACATGGACGACAATGAAGAGGACgaacaagaaagaagagaatACGCCGTGGTTGTGATGCTATATTCCGACAACATGTAAGatcgatatgtatatatacgtatTTTCCTACTGTTAGCGTTTCGAGTGTTGGCAGTGGGAAGGAATGCAGGCTTGATTGGTTGTGCCCCATCTAGGCTCATACGCATTTTCGGCCGCACTGCCAACTTTTCAAACACGTAcagtatttatttgaaatcattaaatacataaataaatgcAACATGTATTCACCTCTCTGTATCTCTTTCGATATTCCTATTGGTTTTACAGGCTACACTAAAGACGCGGGAAGGAGATGgcgtttaaataagaaatatatctAGGATGAAGCGGCTTTAATTTTAAGGTATGACCCACTAAATGTTTTTGTTATTATAGTATTATTCTTACCATTATCCTATATGACaggtttgaaaattaactattttttcTGACCAATTTTCAGAAGCTACAACCTACCCTACGAATCAGGGTAAAGCAATGCTGAAACAGGCGGTTCCGGTGTATATATAGGTAAGTACGAGGAGtagggtttttagtgggtatacggagtcccacactaccgggctTGCGGTCCCTGCCCGGTGTGCATAAAGCATTTTCCCCCTCCTcgccaaaaaaaagaaaaaaaaaccttAGGAACCAACCCTCGTCAAAATATTTCATCCTaatctaaccctaacctaacctcaacCTAATCGACCCTCGTAAAAAAGTTTGGAAACACCTCATTtcaaattggaccaaatgacgaaattttttgagaagttcTACAAATGAATTTACTAACATATGTatacttttgtcgttttaaaaaatttcattgttcaTACTAACTTCTTCATTGGATTAATACTAATGAATTGTACTTTCTTTTTTCGTGTACGGTAACGGAGACGTTTCAAGGAAAAGCAACTGGATACGCGGTGCATACACGAGCACGCTCGCTTCAGCCCAAATGCAGTGGAGAAGAGGTATCACCAcaacaaagaagaaataaataaaatactagcAGTCACAATTTTGGAATTCGATTACAAGTAATATAATTTCACATTTCTTCTCTTTGTTTGCAGTACTTACAATCctgatttaaaatttttgaGTGACAGTATACTTCAcagaaattgttaatataaaaatgaacaccgaaattataaatatgtattttaaattaataaatacatatatatatatgtcggTTATTATGAAAGTGGTGTAAATAGAAATGTAAAAAACATTGAACTTGTCAGTTCTTATGTATTATGCCGTTCAATATAACtgataaagggtatagccggataagatggttaaaagtgcccccaaaccaaattcgacttgctatgaaccattcgataggtgatcaagaaaaaccagtctgtgccaagtttcaaccctgtatctcatctgggagggtagttacgggtaaaaatgtaattgcgaggtttttggccaatttctcctatttaatgacattcgaaaattctgaaaaaaatcagagacatttctgtttgtgaggcacatattacagaattttttcagatttttaaattgaaaactgaagccgtgaaaaatcaaaaacgtcaaaaaatcctgaaaaatggcgattttgtattgaaggacctgaggtcctacgatcatatttattttataagtgtatattattgatactatcatcctcaatttttttcagattttttggagaggtgcgccatagttaaaaaaattaaaaaccgattttttcgctgttttttgcgtgttagagttacttattcgacgaattttcgtctgttatttatcacatacatggtatatacactgttcaatgtttttacatgcagtggaatagaataggaattaaactaaataaacataattgataaaagtacgttacgtcagctatatttcaaaagattaaaggtattttcaacggtatcggtggtccagtggtaaagcgtctgactgctaaaccgttggaaacttcttttcgtaggttcgagtccactcaaactcaattttttttttttttggaaatacattatttcaaacttatccagttttttcaaactacatattcagaattgttaaagataatgaaaaatattaaataatactgtaactgacaaaatacatgacaagagaaacggtagaatagaaagtacttcaaaatggtatttatgtatattacggataaaaatatttaaaaaatattattgaaacatttgtaaacaagtatattaatgattatcatataggtagaagtttgaaaaaatgtatttccaaaaaaaaaaagattgagtctgagtggactcgaacctacgaaaagaagtttccagcggtttagcagtcagacactttaccgctggaccaccgacaccgttgaaaatacctttaatcttttgaaatataacggacgtaacgtacttttattaattaggtTTActtagtttaattcctattctattccactgcatgtaaaaacattgaacagtgtattgtgaccctcttcgggggttcactctatacaaaattccttgtcgcagactttactctacaattctctctctctctcacagacgttgggcgccagccactcgctgtggcgatttgaatcaaaaaaaaggggaaagggggtgattgggggtgtcttacaggggatgggtctcggggcacttacgtccgtacaatacttcgcgggggaatacgcaaggaggattagtgtgggaagggaaatctctagggtcgggaggggttcgcaggaaagttcgtctacgttacgcggatgaggaaaactttgtgtttggaaaataaaaagggggactcgtctctatgtcgaacaatgcgcgggcggagaaggtagccgttgcctcgatctcgctaatacaataattacgataagggactcaccccgaatctcctcgctctctctcttacaatcgctctctctctccaaaCTTTTACACCCTCGATACTCGGTACTTTCTAGCGCGTAGCCTCAGGCTCaattgacggttcgccgtcgctgctgcgacgacgaaaccgtcgcgggatggttttggggaggggatgggactaggaagggggcctcttccggcaacgggatagatcgattatcgatcttcgatacaccggtgctcggggtcgatggggctggcggatatcccgcgatgacgggtgggctgaggtcttcgggctcggcgacagatggctccgggtggacgttttgcatcagttgggcagcttcgtctatttcttcggagtcccatgttgctccgtttccttggaggaagggttagaggtctgtcgccggcctcgtagctccttctgcgggtattccttgtacgtcttccgtcgcctccatcggcccgccaccggtgagcagggggaaagggttagatgagggaagggttacgggtggttttggggtggaagtgtaaaatgggaaaagcgcagcgattgtaacgggggagcacgggtgtcaccacgttacaacaccCCCCCGCCTTGACCGGAAACGGTAGATGCAATgggaaagggaagagaaagggaCACAATAACTGCGAGGAAAGGTGTACAATCGTGGTGTTGTCGCGGTCACTCACGCTTCCATGCTGCGCTCTCATTCAAGGGGGGGGTCGCGGACGCGAGCGACCCTCCTGTTGCCGTTCCTCTGGTGAGGTTGGTTTTAAGCTGAACCTGTAAGGAAACGAATTAACATCTGGCCGAACAAAAGAAGGGGGCTACATTCTGGGGCGGAATTTTGTATAAGTCTTTACCTGATTTTCCTCGCGGACTTTGTACTGAGCTTTGTTTTGTGAGGGTTAGGGGAGGACTGGGCGACGAGGGTCCTCTTAGATTGCTTGGAAGGGGGAGGTCAGTCTTTGTCGCGTCCGTCCGTGTCTGTCTTGGATTATGGCGACATTGGGATTTTGtcgagattgttaataaacgtttCGATATCCCACGTGTCAATACGGGTCACGCGGTGAAGCCGCGGAAAACTGTCGTGGTCCGTTTGTCCCTGTCTGGGTCGGtcgtccaaaaaaaaaaataaaaaaaaaaaatggtcattGTTCTTTAAGGGAGGGTTGGGTTATGGGGTGTCGGGGTGTGCGTGAGGTGGGCGGGAAAGGGAAGGAGGAAAGTTTAAGGGAGGTTACGGGGTTTGGGGATTCGGAGGGACATTAGGGGTGGCGGTGGGATGTGGAGGGACATCAGGGGGGGTATTACGGGGGATTGGGGACGTGTTGGGGTTTGGGGTGGGAGAGGATATAGTTCGAAAAGGTGGAAGCGGGCTCGGGTGGGGGATACGGGGGATGCGGGACGGGACACCAGTGGGTATATTGCCACGGTTTGGGACGGGTGTGAGGGGGATGGGGTGTGCGTTGGTGTGGTTGGGATGGGGGGTTGGGTCTGGCCCTCCTGTGCCCTCACGCGGGCCGCTGCTGCCCGCAGCTCGGCCAGGTGAGGGTCTTCGGGGGGGCTTGTGCGTGGGGAAGGGATGAGGCGCGGGACTGGGGTAGGGATGGGGATACGGCGGAGGGCtgcttgtaatttttttatttggggCTTATAGGGTGAGGGGATGGTGGGTAAGGCGGTGGGGGGAGTGGCGGCTTGGGATGGGGTTGAGGGTGTGGATGATGGGGGAAGTTCGGGGGTGGGTGGTGTAGGAGGAGGAGTGGGGGTTAGGG comes from Osmia lignaria lignaria isolate PbOS001 chromosome 8, iyOsmLign1, whole genome shotgun sequence and encodes:
- the LOC143305552 gene encoding uncharacterized protein LOC143305552 → MRMSLDGAQPIKPAFLPTANTRNANTNGIRKHFEQTSDYRREVQLPRMNSNMEMEHRPKRMANKPARYQTTSSDEEPRKRLKVAPGSIVEDITDLRATLEGVDDEVLSNNYRQHEHTNTYTPLDTYSPYTSTYTPSNINIYSPHTPPNTYRPPPTAYAPPTQSFHIPDAVESRPEPRMQQGTEPTNLQIRDLYTKIGNLESMVTKTHSLLEKVAKQQQHLLHQHHGIPSKPAFLPISSLAGMTEFQNIDEDSYREVVNYLEYVGGFNLKEAVTLSFKETVSDCLLTSYSWLGREDNNLALCETRIVHAIHDAVLQNKHFPRPSRKDVAEHLKAALRTAKERVRSKRRGPRNPQHETVDNFWTAKEQSR